One window from the genome of [Mycobacterium] stephanolepidis encodes:
- a CDS encoding DUF4193 domain-containing protein, with protein sequence MATDYDAPRRSDADDVSEDSLEELKARRNEAQSAVVDVDEAETAESFELPGADLSGEELSVRVIPKQADEFTCSSCFLVHHRSRLASEKNGQLICTDCAA encoded by the coding sequence ATGGCTACCGACTACGACGCTCCGAGGCGATCCGACGCCGACGATGTGTCAGAGGACTCGTTAGAGGAGCTCAAGGCTCGTCGTAACGAAGCACAGTCGGCGGTGGTCGATGTCGATGAGGCGGAAACCGCCGAATCGTTCGAGCTACCAGGTGCCGACCTGTCCGGCGAGGAACTTTCGGTTCGGGTCATCCCGAAGCAGGCCGACGAGTTCACGTGTTCGAGCTGCTTCCTGGTGCATCACCGCAGCCGGCTGGCCAGTGAGAAGAACGGCCAGCTGATCTGCACCGACTGCGCGG